The nucleotide sequence GGAAGCGAAAACTCTTATGATGGCATCAAATAATATTATCGCACTATCAAATGGTGAACCTATAATTGTACCATCTCAAGATATGGTAATGGGTTGTTTCTATATGACAAAGGAAAAGCCAGGAGCTAAAGGAGAAGGAATGAACTTCTCAAATAAAAACCAGGCGATAACAGCTTACCAAAATGATATCATCGAAACACACGCGATTATTAACGTAAGAATGGGTGAAAACGAAGATAGAAACATGGTAACTACAACTGTAGGAAGACTTTTATTCAACGCATTATTACCAACTGAAGCTAAGAGATATGATGTAACATTTGGTAAGAAGCAGTTAAAAGAATTAATTACAGATTTATTTAAAACTCAAGGATTTACTATCACAGCTAAGTTAATCAATGACATCAAAGACTTTGGTTTCCATTATGCATGTTTCGCAGGAATAACTGTAGGAATAGAAGATATGACAATTCCTGAAACTAAAAAAGATATCTTAGCAAAAGCTGACCAAGACGTAGCTGATATCAACAATGCTTATAAAAATGGTGAGATCATCAATGAAGAAAGATATAGAAGAACAGTTGCAATCTGGTCACAAGCTACCGAAGATGTAACTACAGACATGATGAAAGGTCTAGACGACTTTAACCCAGTAAACATGATGGCCAACTCAGGTGCCAGAGGTTCCATCGCACAGATGAGACAACTAGCTGCCATGAGAGGACTAATGGCTGATACAACTGGTAAGATCATTGAAGTACCTATCAAAGCCAACTTTAGAGAAGGACTGACAGTAATGGAATTCTTCATGTCATCACATGGAGCAAGAAAAGGACTAGCAGATACGGCTCTAAGAACAGCTGACTCGGGTTACTTAACAAGAAGACTAGTAGATATATCACATGAAGTTATTGTAAATGAAGACAATTGTGGAACTCATGAAAACATCGAAGTTGCCAACCTGATTTCAGAAGGTAACATCATTGAATTCTTACATGAAAGAATCTTAGGTAGAGTAATCGCAGAAGATCTTTATCATAATGATGAATTATTATACCCTAGAGATACAATGATGAACGAAGAGATAGCACAAATTATCGTAGATAAAGGTGTTAGATCAGTTAAGATCAGATCTCCGTTGACATGTGCTCTTGAAAAGGGAGTTTGTAGAATGTGTTATGGTAGAGATTTATCTAACCATAGAGATATCCTATTAGGAGAAGCTGTAGGAGTAATCGCAGCCCAATCCATCGGAGAACCTGGTACACAGCTTACAATGAGAACTTTCCATACAGGAGGAGTTGCATCGACATCGATCGCTCAAAATACTATTAAAACAGAAAATGATGGTGTTGTAGAATTCCAAGAGATTAGAACTTTATTAAATAAGGAAACTAATGAATTACAAGTAGTTTCTCAAGGTTCAAAAATAATCGTTGGAACATACGAATATACAGTAACAACTGGTTCAATCTTAAGGGTTGAAGAAGGACAAACAGTAAAAGCTGGAGATACACTAACAGAATTTGACCCATACAATATCCCTATTATTGCTGAAAAAGATGGTAGAATTGAATATAGAGAACTATTCATCAAAGAGATATACGATGAAAAATATGATGTTACGGAATATCTTGCAATCAAACCAGTAGAAACTGGAGACGTTAACCCAAGAGTTATTATATTTAACTCTAAGGATGAAAAAGTTGCAGAATATGTAATTCCATATGGAGCATACTTATTGATGAAAGAGGGAGATAAAGTATACGAAGGAGACATCGTAGCTAAGATCATCCCAGAAACATCAGGAACAAAAGACATCACTGGAGGTCTTCCAAGAGTACAAGAATTATTCGAGGCTAGAAACCCTAAAGGTAAGGCTATCTTAACTCAAATTGATGGTAAGGTAGAAGTTACTGGTAAGAAGAAGAAAGGTCAAAGAATAATCTTAGTAAGATCGACAGAAGATTCTGAAATAGTTAAAGAATACTTAGTTCCAATGGGAGAACATTTAATTGTTACCGATGGAATGATAATTAAAGCCGGAGACAAGTTGATTGAAGGTGTTATTTCACCACATGACGTCCTTGAGATCAAAGGTTTAGTAGAAGCAGAGCAATTTATCCTAGAATCTGTACAACAAGTATATAGAGACCAGGGAGTTTCGGTAAATGATAAACATATCGAGATCATTGTTAAGCAAATGTTTAAGAAAGTAATAATCCTAAATGCAGGTGGATCATTATTCCTAGAGGAAGAAGTTATCGAAAAGAGAACTGCAGACCTTGAGAATAAGGCACTTAGAGAAGCTGGTAAGAAAGAAATAGAGTATAAATCTGTAATCCAAGGTATTACCAAGGCAGCAGTAAATACTGATAGTTTCATCTCAGCAGCATCATTCCAAGAAACTACTAAGGTTCTTTCAAATGCAGCAATTGCAGGAAAGGAAGACTACTTAGAAGGATTAAAGGAAAACGTAATCATAGGTAAGAGAATACCAGCAGGTACAGGATTCCATGAATACGAAGATTTACATATAAAGACTGTAGAAGAAAATTAAAAGATAGGCGACGTAGTCGCCTATTTTACTATAAATATACTAGATCCCCTCAACGATTTTATGAAATTTTATGATTATTGAAATTCATTTTAACTTATAATTCTTATAGAAAAAATGAAATACAAATAATTAAGTATTTTTTTCAGTTGTAAAGAAAGGGATAAGAGTTATTAAAGGAGAATAAATATGGGAAGAGGAAGATTATTTGTTGTATCTGGTCCAAGTGGAGCAGGGAAATCAACAGTATGCAAACAAGTTCGCAGAGACCTAAATATTAATTTGGCTACCTCAGCAACTACCAGATCTCCTAGAGAAGGGGAAGAAAATGGTAGGGAATATTATTTTTTAACTTTGGAAGAATTTGAAAAAAGAATAGAAAATGATGAATTTTTAGAGTATGCTAATGTACACGGAAATTATTACGGGACATTAAAATCTGAAGCAGAATTTAGATTAGGACGTGGAGAAAATGTAGTCTTAGAGATAGATGTGCAGGGTGGAATTCAAATAAAGAAAAGGTTTGATGATGCATGTTTAGTTTTCTTTAAAGCACCTAATGAAAAAATATTAGAGCAAAGACTTCGTGGAAGAGGAACTGAACCTGAAGAAACTGTCCAGTTAAGATTAAAAAATTCATTGAAAGAGATGGCTTTTGAAGATGAATATGATCATGTGATAGTAAATGAAACTGTAGATAAATCTGTGTTGGAATTGATAGAAATAATAAAAAAAGAAAGTAATTAATACTGGAGGAATAAAAATGAAAAAGAAAGTAACTTATGATGAATTATTAGAAAAAGTACCTAACAAATATAAATTAGCAATGACACTAGGTAAAAGATATGGTCAAATAGTAGCTGGAGAAGCTCCTTTAGTAAAAGTAAGAAAAAAAGATACTGTAGCAGAGATTGCAAGTAAAGAAGTTATAGAAGGTAAAGTAGAGTTAGTGAGAGGAAATATAGAGGGATAGTATGAAAAAAATTCTATTGATTTTTATCTTGTTACTCCTAATTGGATGTGGAAAAAAAGAAAAGAAAAAAATAGTAGAGAGAAAATTTGCCTTCGGGACTATGATAGATATGGTAGTTTATTCTGAAAATTCTACACAAGCTAAAAAAGCTATAGAGCTTGCTTTTGAGGAGATTGAAAGGATAGATGACAAATTTAATACTCATAAAGAGGATAGTGTTATCTATAAGATGAATCATAACCCAGGGAAATTTTTTGAGTTGGATAGTGAGGGTTTATACTTGTTTTCAGGTGTGAAACAAACTTATAATTTGAGTAAAACTAAGTATGATATCACTATAACACCGCTGATGAAAGTTTGGGGTTTTTTCGATGAATCTGATAGGGTGAAGATCCCTGAAAAGGATGAATTGGAAAAAGCTATTAGAATGGTAGATTACAATAATTTAGAAGTTACAGGGAATAAAATAAGACTGAAAACTTCTAAAAATGAGATAGATACAGGATCATTTCTAAAGGGATATGCTATCCATAGAGCGAAGATTGTATTAGCTGAAAATGGAGTGGAACATGCCTTTATAAGTGCTATATCCAGTATTGAAACATTGAATACAAAACCAGAAGGGGAATTTTGGAAGGTGGGGTTACAAAATCCAGAAGATCCTTCTAAGGTGTATCATATAATCGGAGTAGATGATAAATCTATGGGTGTATCTGGAGATTATCAGATCTATGTAGAGATAGATGGTAAAAAATATCATCATCTGATAGATAGAAAAACTGGATATCCAGTGAGAGATAGAAAGATGGTAGTAGTTATCGGAGAAGATGGTTTTTTTGCTGACATGTATTCTACTGCTTTTTTCTCTATGCCGATAGAAGATGTAATGGATTATGTCAATAATACAGATGACTTAGAGGTAATGATAGTAAAAGCTGATATGTCTGAAGTATTTAGTGATGGATTTAAAAAGTACATGGTTAAATAATATATACAGTAGGTGTAATTTATAATTACACCTATTTTTATATCAAAAATATAACAATTGCTGGATAAATATAGTATAATTGTTGTGGAATTAAAACTAGTAAGGGGGAGAGAGATGGAAGAGAGAAAAAAAGGATTTACATTGATAGAACTGTTAGTAGTTATAGCAATAATAGGGATATTAGCCACTACGTTAGCTCCTAAATTAAGGGAACAATTAGCTAAGGCAAAGGATTCTAAAGCGATAGCGGTGTTGGGGTCTGCAAGAACAGTTGGGGATATAATATTAGTTGAAAAAATGATTTTAGATTCAACAAGCGGAGGAACTATTTATATAACTACGCAAGAAATATATGATAAATTAGATTCAAAAGCTCAGGAAATACATGATAGAGGGAATCCAAATTATTTAAAAATAGGTGGAAGTAAGGATGAGAATAGTGAAACTATTAAATATGGAGGGTTTGTTCATTATAATGCTTCAGGACCTGGGAATATAGAAATAAAAGAAGATTCTTTGGATTTATTTCTAGAGCCATATACAGGAGTAGAAGTATATAGCATGGAAGGGAAAAAATGGGGTGAATATTAAAAATATTAACCTAGGAGCCAAATAATTGTTTGGCTTCTTTTAATTTTCTATAATAAAAATAACCTTAAAATATAAAAAAATTAATTTTGAAAAAGGCAAAATATAAACTATACTTAAACTGAATGAAAT is from Psychrilyobacter atlanticus DSM 19335 and encodes:
- the rpoC gene encoding DNA-directed RNA polymerase subunit beta', yielding MGIKNFEKIRIKLASPDKIQEWSFGEVTKPETINYRTLNPEFDGLFCERIFGPTKDWECACGKYKRMRYKGLVCEKCGVEVTKSKVRRERMGHIQLAAPVAHIWYSKGTPNKMALLIGISPKELESVLYFARYLVLSPADTGLEVGKILTEREYKLYRQQHGKAFEAKMGAEGILKLLERIDLKKLSKELEKDFEEVTSAQKRKKLVKRLKVVRDLLSSENSPAWMILKSVPIIPADLRPMVQLDGGRFATSDLNDLYRRVINRNNRLKKLLDIGAPEIVVKNEKRMLQEAVDALIDNGRRGKPVVAQNNRELKSLSDMLKGKQGRFRQNLLGKRVDYSARSVIVVGPTLKLHECGIPKKMALELYKPFIMRELVKREIAGTIKTAKKLVEDADDCVWEVIEDVIADHPVLLNRAPTLHRLSIQAFQPVLIEGKAIRLHPLACSAFNADFDGDQMAVHLVLSPESIMEAKTLMMASNNIIALSNGEPIIVPSQDMVMGCFYMTKEKPGAKGEGMNFSNKNQAITAYQNDIIETHAIINVRMGENEDRNMVTTTVGRLLFNALLPTEAKRYDVTFGKKQLKELITDLFKTQGFTITAKLINDIKDFGFHYACFAGITVGIEDMTIPETKKDILAKADQDVADINNAYKNGEIINEERYRRTVAIWSQATEDVTTDMMKGLDDFNPVNMMANSGARGSIAQMRQLAAMRGLMADTTGKIIEVPIKANFREGLTVMEFFMSSHGARKGLADTALRTADSGYLTRRLVDISHEVIVNEDNCGTHENIEVANLISEGNIIEFLHERILGRVIAEDLYHNDELLYPRDTMMNEEIAQIIVDKGVRSVKIRSPLTCALEKGVCRMCYGRDLSNHRDILLGEAVGVIAAQSIGEPGTQLTMRTFHTGGVASTSIAQNTIKTENDGVVEFQEIRTLLNKETNELQVVSQGSKIIVGTYEYTVTTGSILRVEEGQTVKAGDTLTEFDPYNIPIIAEKDGRIEYRELFIKEIYDEKYDVTEYLAIKPVETGDVNPRVIIFNSKDEKVAEYVIPYGAYLLMKEGDKVYEGDIVAKIIPETSGTKDITGGLPRVQELFEARNPKGKAILTQIDGKVEVTGKKKKGQRIILVRSTEDSEIVKEYLVPMGEHLIVTDGMIIKAGDKLIEGVISPHDVLEIKGLVEAEQFILESVQQVYRDQGVSVNDKHIEIIVKQMFKKVIILNAGGSLFLEEEVIEKRTADLENKALREAGKKEIEYKSVIQGITKAAVNTDSFISAASFQETTKVLSNAAIAGKEDYLEGLKENVIIGKRIPAGTGFHEYEDLHIKTVEEN
- the gmk gene encoding guanylate kinase codes for the protein MGRGRLFVVSGPSGAGKSTVCKQVRRDLNINLATSATTRSPREGEENGREYYFLTLEEFEKRIENDEFLEYANVHGNYYGTLKSEAEFRLGRGENVVLEIDVQGGIQIKKRFDDACLVFFKAPNEKILEQRLRGRGTEPEETVQLRLKNSLKEMAFEDEYDHVIVNETVDKSVLELIEIIKKESN
- the rpoZ gene encoding DNA-directed RNA polymerase subunit omega yields the protein MKKKVTYDELLEKVPNKYKLAMTLGKRYGQIVAGEAPLVKVRKKDTVAEIASKEVIEGKVELVRGNIEG
- a CDS encoding FAD:protein FMN transferase, which encodes MKKILLIFILLLLIGCGKKEKKKIVERKFAFGTMIDMVVYSENSTQAKKAIELAFEEIERIDDKFNTHKEDSVIYKMNHNPGKFFELDSEGLYLFSGVKQTYNLSKTKYDITITPLMKVWGFFDESDRVKIPEKDELEKAIRMVDYNNLEVTGNKIRLKTSKNEIDTGSFLKGYAIHRAKIVLAENGVEHAFISAISSIETLNTKPEGEFWKVGLQNPEDPSKVYHIIGVDDKSMGVSGDYQIYVEIDGKKYHHLIDRKTGYPVRDRKMVVVIGEDGFFADMYSTAFFSMPIEDVMDYVNNTDDLEVMIVKADMSEVFSDGFKKYMVK
- a CDS encoding type II secretion system protein, coding for MEERKKGFTLIELLVVIAIIGILATTLAPKLREQLAKAKDSKAIAVLGSARTVGDIILVEKMILDSTSGGTIYITTQEIYDKLDSKAQEIHDRGNPNYLKIGGSKDENSETIKYGGFVHYNASGPGNIEIKEDSLDLFLEPYTGVEVYSMEGKKWGEY